One segment of Segatella copri DNA contains the following:
- a CDS encoding OmpA/MotB family protein, whose protein sequence is MKQTKLMVMAMMAVALMATSCASKKDLQNCQNENKELSSNYQATKEKLAATEASLAAAQEQLATAKSDYAKLQSSLDKSLNNASQNNVSIEKLVDQINESNQYIRHLVEVKSKSDSLNMVLTNNLTRSLSKEEMKEVDVQVLKGVVYISLADNMLYQSGSYEVNSRAQETLSKIAKIITDYKDYDVLVEGNTDNVPVSTTSAKMKNIRNNWDLSALRAASVVQYLQDHFGVNPKRLTAGGRGEYNPVTTNDTEVGKQRNRRTQIIITPKLDQFMDLIDKAPEEK, encoded by the coding sequence ATGAAACAGACAAAGTTAATGGTAATGGCAATGATGGCTGTAGCTCTGATGGCTACAAGCTGTGCAAGTAAGAAGGATCTTCAGAATTGCCAGAATGAGAATAAGGAATTGTCAAGCAACTATCAGGCTACCAAGGAAAAACTGGCAGCTACAGAGGCTAGTCTGGCAGCAGCCCAGGAGCAGCTTGCTACTGCAAAGAGCGATTACGCTAAGTTGCAGAGTTCACTTGACAAGAGTTTGAACAATGCAAGCCAGAACAACGTGAGCATTGAGAAACTCGTTGACCAGATCAACGAGAGTAACCAGTATATCCGTCACCTGGTTGAGGTAAAGAGCAAGAGCGATTCGCTCAACATGGTTCTTACCAACAACCTGACCCGCTCTTTGAGCAAGGAAGAGATGAAGGAGGTTGATGTTCAGGTTCTGAAGGGTGTAGTTTACATTTCTCTGGCTGACAATATGCTCTATCAGAGTGGTAGCTATGAGGTGAACAGCCGTGCTCAGGAAACATTGAGCAAGATTGCTAAGATCATCACAGACTATAAGGATTACGATGTGCTCGTAGAGGGTAATACCGATAACGTACCAGTAAGCACGACAAGTGCCAAGATGAAGAATATCCGCAACAACTGGGACCTCTCTGCTCTCCGTGCAGCTTCTGTTGTTCAGTACTTGCAGGATCACTTCGGCGTAAATCCTAAGCGTCTTACAGCTGGTGGCCGTGGTGAGTACAACCCTGTAACAACTAACGATACAGAGGTAGGCAAGCAGCGCAACCGCCGCACTCAGATTATCATCACTCCTAAGCTCGACCAGTTCATGGACTTGATCGACAAGGCTCCAGAGGAGAAGTAA